One genomic segment of Sminthopsis crassicaudata isolate SCR6 chromosome 4, ASM4859323v1, whole genome shotgun sequence includes these proteins:
- the LOC141566870 gene encoding histone H2B type 2-E-like translates to MPEPAKSAPAPKKGSKKAVTKAQKKDGKKRKRSRKESYSIYVYKVLKQVHPDTGISSKAMGIMNSFVNDIFERIAGEASRLAHYNKRSTVTSREIQTAVRLLLPGELAKHAVSEGTKAVTKYTSSK, encoded by the coding sequence ATGCCTGAACCTGCCAAGTCCGCTCCTGCCCCGAAGAAGGGCTCCAAGAAGGCTGTGACCAAAGCACAGAAGAAAGACGGGAAGAAGCGCAAGCGCAGCCGCAAGGAAAGCTATTCTATCTACGTGTACAAGGTGCTGAAGCAGGTGCACCCCGACACGGGCATCTCCTCCAAAGCGATGGGCATCATGAACTCCTTCGTTAACGACATCTTTGAGCGGATCGCTGGCGAGGCGTCCCGCCTGGCTCATTACAACAAGCGTTCCACCGTCACATCTCGGGAGATCCAGACAGCAGTACGCCTGCTGCTGCCCGGGGAATTGGCCAAGCACGCCGTGTCTGAAGGTACTAAGGCAGTCACCAAGTACACCAGCTCTAAGTAA
- the LOC141566872 gene encoding histone H4, which yields MSGRGKGGKGLGKGGAKRHRKVLRDNIQGITKPAIRRLARRGGVKRISGLIYEETRGVLKVFLENVIRDAVTYTEHAKRKTVTAMDVVYALKRQGRTLYGFGG from the coding sequence ATGTCTGGTCGTGGCAAGGGAGGGAAAGGGCTTGGGAAAGGAGGTGCCAAGCGGCACAGAAAAGTGTTGCGCGATAACATCCAGGGCATCACTAAGCCTGCTATCCGCCGCTTGGCTCGCAGGGGTGGCGTTAAGCGTATCTCGGGACTCATCTATGAGGAGACCCGCGGAGTGCTCAAAGTCTTCCTGGAGAACGTGATCCGTGACGCCGTCACCTACACGGAGCACGCCAAGAGGAAGACTGTCACGGCCATGGACGTCGTCTATGCCCTTAAGCGCCAGGGCCGCACGCTCTACGGTTTCGGCGGTTAA